A genome region from Gigantopelta aegis isolate Gae_Host chromosome 3, Gae_host_genome, whole genome shotgun sequence includes the following:
- the LOC121390904 gene encoding uncharacterized protein LOC121390904, whose amino-acid sequence MKANLLYIIRSDINTGSQVKKMSLKEMQVSIDDAKTTSERLRKLRKQLAPPIITPQNIPEFTIPPSYKQLSSQNKLQCRLPIQKIRKIEVTSHSTNDQPYDNKDDFFKRISMTNILPNHISKSIWDMLKQPEWDCLPSTELNTKNEELTNEEPIQNKVIAPSWASVLQKPAPGKGSPATPQRSRPAEDLSKLDCNLHENCSVTSSIKGDNCTSNWDPLYGTRGSEEQDQADEEIVDALPVIMAKQILNGMPPMAKTYAMCLTADVVITTRGGSSRTASVENILPTVSAWPKQFICRPTVNNKE is encoded by the exons ATGAAAGCTAACTTACTTTATATAATTCGCAGCGATATCAACACAGGCAGTCAAGTGAAGAAGATGTCACTAAAAGAAATGCAAGTGTCGATAGATGATGCGAAAACAACAAGCGAACGTCTGAGGAAACTACGAAAACAACTGGCCCCGCCAATCATCACGCCCCAGAATATTCCAGAATTTACCATCCCACCCTCATACAAACAACTCTCGTCGCAAAACAAACTGCAATGCAGACTTCCTATTCAAAAAATACGGAAGATTGAAGTCACAA GCCACTCAACCAATGATCAGCCATATGACAACAAGGATGATTTTTTCAAACGGATCTCCATGACAAATATTCTGCCTAATCACATCAGCAAGTCGATTTGGGATATGCTGAAGCAGCCGGAATGGGATTGTCTCCCTTCGACTGAGCTCAACACTAAAAATGAAGAGCTCACAAACGAAGAGCCAATCCAGAACAAGGTGATCGCCCCGAGCTGGGCCAGTGTGTTGCAGAAACCCGCTCCGGGCAAGGGTTCGCCCGCAACACCACAGAGATCAAGGCCAGCTGAAGACCTTTCCAAACTCGATTGTAATCTGCACGAGAACTGTAGCGTGACATCTTCTATAAAGGGAGACAACTGCACTTCGAACTGGGATCCACTATATGGGACACGTGGCAGTGAAGAGCAAGATCAGGCAGATGAGGAAATAGTAGACGCACTGCCAGTAATAATGGCGAAGCAAATCCTTAACGGGATGCCTCCTATGGCAAAGACCTACGCTATGTGTCTGACAGCCGACGTCGTAATAACGACTCGGGGTGGCAGTAGCCGCACTGCGTCTGTGGAAAATATATTACCCACAGTCAGTGCTTGGCCCAAACAGTTCATTTGTCGGCCTACCGTAAACAACAAAGAGTAG